The following DNA comes from Candidatus Hydrogenedentota bacterium.
CCGGGCCGGCGGGCGGCGCGTGGGAAGCGCTCGATCCCGAGCGGCGCGGCAGCGTGCTCCGGCTTCGCATTCCGGGGGCGGACCGCAACTGCGGCAACCTCCAGGCCCAGGCTGTAATCGCAGAGTTGGACCGGCTCCGGGCACTGGAGGTGCGGGATCACTGGCAGGGTGTGGCAGTGCTGGCGCGCAGTCACCGCTACCTGTGGCCGGTGCAGGCCTTGTGCGAGCGCAAAGGCATTCCGTATTTCCTTGCGGCGGACAAGCAGAACGGCTTGCCGCTCACCCGGCAGCGTCCCTTCGTCCGCCTGGTCGCGCATCTGCGTGCCCTTGCCGTGCCTTCGCTCGCTGCTGCGGCGCTAGCGCAGCACGCCAGCGAGCTGACCGCGGATCCGGTCTGGCGGGATTTCTTCGCGACCGCGCTTGAGCAACTCGGCAGCGAG
Coding sequences within:
- a CDS encoding RecQ family ATP-dependent DNA helicase; protein product: GPAGGAWEALDPERRGSVLRLRIPGADRNCGNLQAQAVIAELDRLRALEVRDHWQGVAVLARSHRYLWPVQALCERKGIPYFLAADKQNGLPLTRQRPFVRLVAHLRALAVPSLAAAALAQHASELTADPVWRDFFATALEQLGSEYGDCLLAPGTMVDWLYDYAREIRQQPRPGLFLGTVHS